A region of the Myxococcales bacterium genome:
TCGTCGTGTCGATCATCCTGTTGCGCCGCCGCGCCCCGTACGAGCAGATCGACGTGAATATGGCGCTGAACATCGTGATCCTGTGCATCGTCGGGACGATCGTCGGCGGGCGGTTGATGTTCGTCATCAATACCTGGGGCGAGCGCTTCGCCACCGAGGGAAAATCGTCGTGGGAAGTGTTTCTGGAAGCCTTCAAGGTCTGGGAAGGCGGCCTGGTGTTCTACGGCGGTTTTCTGGGCAGCATTTTGCTGGTCTGGCTGTACGTCAAAATCAAGGGAGGCGATTTCGCGGCAATCGGCGATTTTCTGGCGCCCTACGTCGGCCTCGGCCTGGCGATCCACCGGCCGTTCGGCTGCTTTATGAACGGCTGCTGCTACGGCGCGCCGACCGACCTGCCCATCGGCGTACACTTCCCGCTCGACGCCTCGGCCACCAAGACCTGGGGCATCGACCAGGCACTGCACCCGACGCAGATCTACATGGGCTTCAACGGCCTGATCCTGTTTCTGCTGCTGCGCTGGTACCGCGAACGCAAACGCAGCCACGGCGAGGTCTTCGGCCTGCTGCTGATGGTTTACGCCTTCAACCGTTTTCTGATCGAAATCGTGCGCGGCGATAAAATCCGCGGTCACGTGCCGCTGTTCGACCTGTTGTACTTCGTGCTCTTCGCCGCCGGCCTGGCGCTTTGGCTCTA
Encoded here:
- a CDS encoding prolipoprotein diacylglyceryl transferase; this encodes MHPILFELFGHEVRTYSMAMALGFVVSIILLRRRAPYEQIDVNMALNIVILCIVGTIVGGRLMFVINTWGERFATEGKSSWEVFLEAFKVWEGGLVFYGGFLGSILLVWLYVKIKGGDFAAIGDFLAPYVGLGLAIHRPFGCFMNGCCYGAPTDLPIGVHFPLDASATKTWGIDQALHPTQIYMGFNGLILFLLLRWYRERKRSHGEVFGLLLMVYAFNRFLIEIVRGDKIRGHVPLFDLLYFVLFAAGLALWLYARGRESRPRPVEYLGLALAGIAGFMGLFGTESGSLNETVIESPFSTSQFIGFFVAAAGAAMFYWSRKFGPKVQPEYGRLLPPGALSGEAPTEETAG